The following are encoded in a window of Dioscorea cayenensis subsp. rotundata cultivar TDr96_F1 chromosome 16, TDr96_F1_v2_PseudoChromosome.rev07_lg8_w22 25.fasta, whole genome shotgun sequence genomic DNA:
- the LOC120279040 gene encoding BRAP2 RING ZnF UBP domain-containing protein 2: MSTSADGGAASSAASDDPFIAPPAPIPDDPTSPSAAGLTQAFPFSSGNPTIEETRGIMHLYHEDASSPSTLPVDRKPVVCVLAVPNHMTYADFCQFCGSFIMHMLEMRVVRNDGFEDHYCVLIWFDDQRLTDEFYCHFNGKPFSSLDDDICHIRFTVDVQYTGSIEHAQSSVSSSAEQPTCPVCLERFDQDTSGILTTICNHSFHCSCISKWTDSSCPVCRYCQQQPEKLVCSVCRIFEDLRMCVICGFVGCQRNNGGHAEEHWMETQHCYSLELQSRKVWDYAGKNYVHRLIQSKTDGKLVELNARCVADGTADRKTADMEFDEKIDAIHKEYQELLASQTMDQRKHYESLILEAKEENEKEIAEAIEKACSHKLQKMQLKLDKVNEEKMFLDDINENLRKNQEIWKSKILELEQREQAAMQLRDKRIQGLEAQLQDLMICIETPKPVIEVPSSTSSDIKAPAASCSGSKSPGGQAGRNQNT; the protein is encoded by the exons ATGTCGACCAGCGCCGACGGCGGTGCGGCCTCCTCTGCGGCATCGGACGATCCATTCATCGCGCCCCCTGCTCCGATCCCTGATGATCCGACATCGCCTTCTGCTGCGGGCCTCACGCAAGCCTTTCCTTTCTCTTCCGGGAACCCTACAATCGAGGAAACTCGAGGAATCATGCATCTCTACCATGAGGACGCCTCATCGCCTTCTACTCTACCG GTTGATAGGAAGCCTGTGGTGTGCGTTCTTGCTGTGCCGAATCACATGACCTACGCTGACTTCTGCCAGTTCTGCGGATCGTTTATTATGCACATGCTCGAGATGCGGGTGGTCAG GAATGATGGATTTGAGGATCATTATTGTGTGCTTATATGGTTTGACGATCAGAGGTTAACTGATGAATTTTATTGTCATTTCAATGGGAAGCCATTCTCTTCACTAGAT GATGATATTTGTCACATCCGTTTCACTGTAGATGTGCAGTATACAGGATCGATAGAACATGCACAGAGCTCTGTTTCGAGCTCAGCAGAGCAACCCACCTGTCCAGTCTGTCTTG aGAGATTTGACCAAGATACAAGTGGGATTCTCACAACAATCTGCAATCATTCTTTCCACTGTTCTTGTATATCAAAATGGACAGATTCTTCTTGTCCG GTTTGTAGGTACTGCCAGCAACAACCCGAAAAGCTAGTGTGTTCTGTTTGTAGAATTTTTGAGGATCTGAGGATGTGTGTCATCTGTGGCTTTGTTGGCTGCCAAAG GAACAATGGGGGACATGCCGAAGAACACTGGATGGAAACACAGCACTGTTATTCACTTGAGTTACAATCGAGAAAAGTCTGGGATTATGCTGGAAAGAATTATGTTCACCGACTAATTCAATCAAAAACTGATGGGAAGCTTGTTGAGTTGAATGCTCGGTGTGTTGCGGATGGCACAGCAGATCGTAAAACTGCTGATATGGAATTTGATGAGAAAATTGATGCT ATTCACAAGGAATACCAAGAACTCCTTGCTTCCCAAACTATGGATCAGCGAAAG CATTATGAATCACTTATTCTTGAAGCCAAAGAAGAGAATGAAAAGGAAATTGCTGAAGCCATAGAGAAAGCTTGCAGTCACAAGCTACAAAAGATGCAACTCAAGCTTGATAAGGTTAATGAGGAGAAAATGTTTCTTGATGAT ATCAATGAAAATCTTCggaaaaatcaagaaatatGGAAATCAAAAATTTTGGAGTTGGAACAGAG GGAGCAAGCAGCAATGCAACTAAGAGATAAAAGAATACAGGGTCTGGAGGCACAG CTTCAAGATCTAATGATTTGCATTGAGACACCGAAGCCAGTGATTGAAGTTCCTAGCTCAACTTCAAGCGACATCAAAGCACCGGCAGCATCCTGTTCAGGAAGTAAAAGCCCCGGCGGACAAGCTGGAAGGAATCAGAATACCTGA
- the LOC120279041 gene encoding uncharacterized protein LOC120279041 — translation MVYTYTPAYYSSFQDTITSLCKSILPFSMKNRRLPADHKLAKRHAESLKWQQESFHRILQLIGLHKEGMVSETEVSAFRVHLLDTLIASPAEQEPPNVIRDKLLFLKELLYAKCISDDEYHSSKRPLLQRLAVQGADVDCRDIVVGAPVSAPEEEWSVINLKDDEESPMVKTTKQRTPFKSLMSNVPWKEKAKETSKNNSILMPESTPVAAARAEKVKRKPFRSLFQKDGQDENGEEKGGSGKTGKKKHWGLDGLRKWRRGNDEDEEMTDCLETGERSDVAPSISMHCALTAAPAGEVPDTKKIKNKLHSDGNNSDFFIDKVLGQNIKKELSRIQTELCTTNPNLNFSDDQMEAISTKLPVDKADLNHFFPKSWCERYGDIVLDVVKKEFKDHVGEMENKKTTAGEKYGGGDTEKWVAFPENDNNENLHPNLFASQDHQPQSIKPWGGTTNNSFYDVQNPFWTSKGH, via the exons atgGTGTACACATATACTCCAGCTTACTACTCTTCATTCCAAGACACCATAACATCGCTGTGCAAATCTATCCTGCCGTTCTCAATGAAGAACCGGAGGCTGCCCGCCGACCACAAGCTCGCAAAACGGCACGCGGAGAGCCTCAAATGGCAGCAGGAATCCTTCCACAGGATCCTCCAGCTCATTGGACTGCACAAAGAAGGGATGGTGTCTGAGACTGAGGTCTCTGCATTCAGAGTCCACCTTCTTGACACCCTCATCGCGTCACCTGCCGAACAGGAGCCTCCCAATGTCATCCGAGATAAGCTCCTCTTCTTGAAG GAACTATTGTATGCAAAATGCATCTCAGATGATGAGTATCACTCTTCAAAGAGGCCACTCCTGCAGAGGTTGGCAGTGCAAGGTGCTGATGTTGATTGCCGAGACATAGTTGTGGGGGCTCCGGTGAGTGCACCTGAAGAAGAGTGGTCGGTAATAAACCTCAAGGATGATGAGGAGTCTCCGATGGTGAAGACTACGAAGCAGAGGACACCATTCAAGTCACTGATGAGCAATGTACCATGGAAAGAAAAGGCGAAGGAGACCAGCAAGAACAACTCCATCCTCATGCCAGAGAGCACACCAGTCGCGGCAGCAAGGGCTGAGAAGGTAAAGAGGAAGCCGTTCCGGTCATTGTTTCAGAAGGATGGACAAGATGAGAATGGTGAAGAGAAAGGAGGGAGTGGTAAAACTGGAAAGAAGAAACATTGGGGTTTAGATGGGCTACGGAAATGGAGGAGAGGgaatgatgaggatgaggaAATGACAGATTGTTTGGAAACTGGGGAGAGGTCAGATGTAGCTCCGTCAATTTCAATGCATTGTGCGCTCACGGCCGCTCCCGCCGGAGAAGTGCCTGATACcaagaagatcaagaacaagttgcATTCAGACGGCAATAATTCTGATTTCTTCATCGATAAG GTATTGGGACAAAACATAAAGAAGGAGCTATCTCGGATTCAAACAGAGCTTTGCACAACCAATCCTAACCTCAATTTCTC GGATGATCAGATGGAAGCAATATCCACAAAGCTTCCAGTGGACAAGGCTGACCTCAATCACTTCTTTCCAAA GTCATGGTGTGAGAGATATGGAGACATTGTGCTCGATGTCGTGAAGAAGGAATTTAAGGATCATGTTGGAGagatggagaacaagaagactACAGCTGGGGAGAAGTATGGTGGTGGCGATACAGAAAAATGGGTGGCTTTCCCAGAGAATGATAACAATGAGAACTTGCATCCCAATCTGTTTGCCTCCCAGGATCATCAACCTCAATCTATAAAACCATGGGGCGGCActactaataattccttttaTGATGTCCAGAACCCTTTCTGGACATCAAAAGGACACTAA